A genomic segment from Panulirus ornatus isolate Po-2019 chromosome 7, ASM3632096v1, whole genome shotgun sequence encodes:
- the LOC139749495 gene encoding uncharacterized protein produces MEHGLDHIEPSLGIDASLLETNIYDLRHTYLNDMDSSSYTDVSATSKNDSSSSMAFTRLPIDEWQAQEVKQWLSEVLRKSGVQHQGVNNLRPLRTLSGRQLLRLSHHDLCGLVGGQWATILHHHLDVLKAATQGSHSMLLDEATGGSAYTGPHSLFTYPDSLYSNPDAQCTNPDSSNNYDSLYNSDSLYNSDSYNPISSYDPDSLYNPNSLYNPDSSYSPDSSYISDPLYNPDSSYSPDSSYNLESLPSNYNSLYSQHDQPDKWIKWRMTPEDLEDLQQYMPEEPWPPLAEDDSLASVSNDLLQDEFHDLDMREQFVPIKNEEPEVTVPEPAASGNVECGSLIISGSDMLKKIPSKTRKRVRGPKSWEFLMRLLADSRTNPALICWENEDSATFRLTKPATIAQMWANRTNDKRNLSYNNFARGLRHHYTTGALEPVMEKQLVYRCGPTALQYLQELREGS; encoded by the exons ATGGAGCACGGACTGGACCACATTGAGCCATCCTTGGGTATAGATGCCTCTTTGCTTGAGACCAACATCTACGACCTCCGCCACACCTACCTCAACGATATGGACTCCTCCTCTTATACAGATGTCTCAGCCACTTCAAAGAATGATTCATCCAGTTCTATGGCATTTACCAGACTGCCCATCGACGAATGGCAGGCACAA GAGGTGAAGCAGTGGCTGAGTGAGGTGCTGAGGAAGTCTGGCGTCCAACACCAAGGTGTCAATAACCTGCGGCCTCTGAGAACCCTCTCCGGCAGACAGCTCCTCCGCCTCTCACACCATGACCTGTGTGGCTTGGTGGGAGGGCAGTGggccaccatcctccaccaccacctcgatGTCCTCAAGGCTGCCACTCAAG GAAGCCACAGTATGCTACTGGACGAAGCAACCGGCGGCTCGGCATACACCGGCCCTCACTCTCTGTTCACCTACCCCGACTCCCTGTACAGCAACCCTGACGCCCAGTGCACCAACCCCGACTCCTCGAACAACTATGACTCCTTGTACAACTCTGACTCTCTTTACAACTCTGATTCCTACAACCCTATCTCATCGTATGATCCTGACTCCTTGTACAACCCCAACTCCTTGTACAACCCTGACTCCTCGTACAGCCCTGATTCCTCGTACATCTCTGACCCCTTGTACAACCCCGACTCCTCGTACAGCCCTGATTCCTCGTACAACCTAGAATCCCTGCCAAGCAACTATAATTCGCTGTACAGCCAACACGACCAGCCGGACAAGTGGATCAAGTGGAGGATGACGCCAGAGGACTTGGAGGATCTGCAGCAGTACATGCCTGAGGAACCATGGCCTCCACTGGCCGAGGACGACTCCCTAGCCTCTGTTAGCAACGACCTCCTGCAGGACGAATTCCATGACCTTGACATGAGGGAGCAGTTCGTGCCTATCAAAAATG AGGAGCCAGAAGTGACGGTGCCAGAGCCAGCAGCAAGTGGTAACGTGGAGTGTGGCAGCCTCATCATCTCCGGCTCCGACATGCTCAAGAAGATCCCCTCCAAGACCAGAAAGCGAG TAAGGGGACCCAAGAGCTGGGAGTTCCTGATGCGTCTGCTGGCGGACAGCAGAACAAACCCGGCCCTCATCTGCTGGGAGAACGAGGACAGCGCCACCTTCCGTCTGACCAAGCCCGCCACCATCGCCCAGATGTGGGCCAACAGAACGAACGACAAACGCAATCTGTCTTACAACAACTTCGCCAGAGGCCTCAG gCACCACTACACGACAGGAGCCCTGGAGCCGGTGATGGAGAAACAGCTGGTGTACAGATGTGGACCCACGGCCCTCCAGTACCTGCAGGAGCTGCGGGAAGGGTCATGA